A portion of the Cellulophaga algicola DSM 14237 genome contains these proteins:
- a CDS encoding sterol desaturase family protein: MDLKDPYIFFPLLISLNLLAYVINVVISILWDKALKIKATITRKEILASLIIVLLNTAIAIPGYVLWINGLIVFSSMPALVTFILLVLVLDLLMYVLHWASHTIGFLKEIHLKHHEHSEEFNSVSLYYMSPWESIFFGLLLTVVVLLLPLNIYGFIAFLVFNWFYGVMTHLNGRSEKPYFLIFTTNFFHKNHHKLSHKNYGFYTFIWDKIFRTEKII, translated from the coding sequence ATGGATTTAAAGGACCCTTACATATTTTTTCCGTTACTCATAAGTCTTAATTTACTAGCGTATGTAATAAATGTAGTGATCAGTATTCTTTGGGATAAAGCTTTAAAAATTAAAGCGACCATTACAAGAAAAGAGATACTAGCATCATTAATAATCGTACTCCTAAATACGGCCATTGCAATTCCTGGATATGTACTATGGATAAACGGACTAATTGTTTTTTCGAGCATGCCAGCACTAGTAACATTTATACTATTAGTCTTGGTGCTAGATCTTTTAATGTATGTGTTGCATTGGGCCTCTCATACCATAGGCTTCTTGAAAGAAATACATTTAAAACATCATGAACATTCCGAAGAGTTTAATTCCGTTAGCCTCTACTACATGTCTCCCTGGGAATCTATTTTCTTTGGACTCTTGTTAACCGTAGTAGTCCTACTCTTGCCACTTAATATCTATGGCTTTATTGCATTTCTAGTTTTTAATTGGTTTTATGGCGTTATGACACACTTGAATGGTAGGAGCGAAAAGCCTTATTTTTTAATTTTCACGACTAATTTTTTTCATAAAAATCACCATAAATTATCGCATAAAAATTATGGTTTTTATACGTTTATTTGGGATAAAATATTTAGAACTGAGAAAATAATTTAG
- a CDS encoding SH3 domain-containing protein, with amino-acid sequence MKSIYLLIFTLILACNNPKKEESVEANTVSDIVTISYGLNNGSGQCNTQLYARINGERQVLIDFDQHKFLYIQLQDDFNNDGFLDVLVENRKGCHSETGSTYLDHEGSSYFIMAYDGQQFKISNEVGKDWDGIEMEMQDGKLHLTIDTAEERSYTYSDILSCNDTEETFVLENFKMKQVGIHRKTKMATVMEMDCLSLIQKFSIVESYEEFNVYLNNDGYKDKLRFTYYKDLKGYDNLYLRLANTYNDIEIKTQKRSVKRLGILASKTNGYHDLVINCDEIMSWNGEEYRYKNMYKSGNKYRVFAKNGLIIRDSPDGIPIGKFDYNAEINVIEKTEIEMNYEEEEYVTIEGYWYKVNFFDEDSNATKQGFVFSGYLANLDYCSIFSDWNEVSISKNAIVYKLHGQCYYTYPVKIISDTEVELIWSQDGDCVFLSGLDEDFALIISPEKGKPFAKFTLDGDTLKASYYYPDWVKEYNQKYPAIFSETYTLNYPSLIDY; translated from the coding sequence ATGAAATCTATTTATCTCTTAATTTTTACGCTAATACTTGCTTGTAATAACCCAAAAAAAGAGGAAAGTGTAGAAGCCAATACTGTATCAGATATTGTAACTATTTCCTATGGATTAAATAATGGTTCTGGTCAGTGTAATACACAACTGTATGCTAGGATAAATGGCGAGCGACAAGTGCTAATTGATTTTGATCAGCATAAGTTTTTATATATCCAATTGCAAGACGATTTCAATAATGATGGCTTCTTAGATGTTTTGGTAGAAAATAGAAAGGGGTGTCATTCAGAAACTGGCAGCACTTATCTGGACCATGAAGGAAGTTCTTATTTTATTATGGCGTATGATGGTCAACAATTTAAAATCTCTAATGAAGTAGGTAAAGACTGGGATGGTATTGAAATGGAAATGCAAGACGGAAAACTTCATTTAACCATAGATACGGCCGAAGAAAGAAGTTATACCTACAGCGATATATTATCTTGTAATGATACGGAAGAAACGTTTGTTTTAGAAAATTTTAAAATGAAACAAGTTGGGATACATCGAAAAACTAAAATGGCGACAGTGATGGAAATGGATTGCCTGTCACTTATTCAAAAGTTTTCTATTGTTGAATCTTATGAAGAATTTAATGTTTATCTTAATAATGATGGTTATAAAGATAAGTTAAGGTTTACCTATTATAAAGATTTGAAAGGCTATGATAACCTGTATCTTCGGCTAGCTAATACATATAATGATATAGAAATAAAGACACAGAAAAGAAGTGTAAAGCGATTGGGAATCTTAGCGTCTAAAACCAATGGCTACCATGATTTAGTCATAAATTGTGACGAAATTATGTCCTGGAACGGAGAAGAATATAGGTATAAAAATATGTACAAATCAGGAAATAAGTACCGAGTATTTGCTAAAAACGGTTTAATTATAAGAGATAGTCCAGATGGCATTCCAATCGGGAAATTTGACTATAATGCCGAAATTAATGTTATTGAAAAAACAGAAATTGAAATGAATTATGAAGAAGAAGAGTATGTGACCATAGAAGGATATTGGTATAAAGTTAATTTTTTTGATGAAGATAGTAATGCTACCAAACAAGGTTTTGTATTTAGTGGCTATTTAGCAAACCTAGATTATTGTTCAATTTTTAGTGACTGGAATGAAGTAAGTATCTCGAAAAATGCAATTGTTTATAAATTACACGGACAATGTTATTACACCTATCCAGTAAAAATTATTAGCGATACTGAAGTTGAACTTATTTGGTCACAAGACGGTGACTGCGTATTTCTAAGTGGACTTGATGAAGATTTTGCTCTTATAATATCTCCAGAGAAAGGAAAACCATTTGCAAAATTTACGTTAGATGGGGATACTTTAAAAGCAAGCTATTATTATCCTGATTGGGTAAAAGAATACAATCAGAAATATCCTGCAATTTTTTCAGAAACATACACTTTAAATTACCCTTCATTAATTGATTATTAA